GCCAGCATGTTATGCTTGTCTAAGGCGTATTGCCTATGGCCACATATCCGTTGCATGCCAAAACTCTTGCcttatatcattttattgcTTTTCTTTACCGCTTTTATGatctttagtttttttaattatattttctaaatatatgaCGTTTCGGTAGAATCATGTCTACATTTCGTGGATGCGACTAGTCGTCAAATCTTCATATTACTATACTGGAATATATAAAGAAAGACCTTACTTGGACCAATGGTGCGTAGACTCAGAGTCAAATCCTTGAGTCTTAAGTCCCTATGCCTAGACGTCGACACTAAAcccttttttctcttcttttaatAGGCGTTGTGACCTCTTGATGATGTAGCAAGCAGTGCCATATAAAATACGAGTGAAAGTCTCCctagaggaaagaaagagttgtAGGTATCCAATCTTACTTTCGAACTTTtttttcgaaaatctctctgcattgttttttaaagttcTTATCAAAACGGGGCTCAAGGCTTGAGCATACGTCGCCTTGCCGCAGGCGACGCGGTTTCCAATTGACTTGACTCACTCGGTGTCGGGAGTGAGTGTCGCATAATTACAAAGTCTGCTGCAAAAAAAAGTGCAATTCTGACACTAAGTAGAGACCGACGAAATAAATGGTTCTTTTTCGTTTTAGCATGGAGATCTAAGTCATTGACCACAGTCGTGAAATTAAATTGCATTCAACGGAGATAACAATATGGTGAACAATTTAAAACGGAAgacaacaagaaacaaaaaaacaattaggAAACATTCAAGACGCTTAGTTGAGTTATTAAGGAACCGTGTTAGTTTGTGGAGCTAAATGATTTGTGTTTTAGGCGTTGAGTTTCTCAGCTCgaataaaaacatattcatccaataaaaaaaactaaatttattgaaaaaatggaGTGTTCATATAATTTGATAAGCAATAAGCCTGACTAATCTAGACACTATCCAATTCAAGCTAGGCATATTCATATGCTCTGCTTATCCGACCAATCTGGACTACTAAGCTCAAATCATACCGGCgtagatgtttttttttttttttttttaaatttttttaattttatttgtattgggttgaatttttggaaaataaaatatttaagttcAATTCTTGGGCcgacatttttttggttgggtaactcgaaaatagggttacaatccaaTTCTACtctcaaattataaaaattaagaatatttgacgtttgtaagTATTAGAAATACATActcataaatatttgatatttgaaatttatgaaattttaacgataaatatgatttacttaaataataaaaaaaaaaaaacaatcagaccgctcaaaataatttaatttgagttAGATTAAGttagattaagaatatttgacgtttgtaactTATGTGAGAGATACATActcatatttgaaatttatgagagtttaatgataaatatgatttatttaaataattaaaaaaatacaatccgacccctaaaaaataatttaatttgagttagattaattaagaatatttgacgtgtctaaattatgatttatttaaataattaaaaaagaaaatacaatcCGACCGAGTTAGATTAAGTTGTGAACTGGGCTCAATTGGGCCGATGTCTGTTGAAGCATTTGTCGGCCCTTAAAATGAATTCCAATGGTGGATTCTCCGGTGAAGATTGATCCGCACGACGACGCTGGCGGCATCATCCGCCAGAACAATTCTTTATTCCAAACTTTGATTACCTTCCCTCTCTGCTCTACTGTACATTCTTGTATGCGCATGTGCTCTCCTCTCTGCTTCAGATCCCATCCGTCCTAGGTCATCTACTTCGACGGCGTGGTTATTCAGTCTGGATGCTTAACTTACCTGTTGCATAGCTTACTCACTCCACATTGCTGAAATTTTGGTAAAATTTCTTACTCTCACTTTGTTTGCAGCAAGCGAACAGATGAGTATGGGGAGCGAGGAGAAATGGTGCGTTGTTACTGGAGGGAGAGGTTTCGCTGCACGACATCTCGTTGAGATGCTGATCAGTTCCAAGATGTTTTCCGTTCGAATCGTTGATTTAGGCTCCTCCATTGAATTGGAAGCAAGCGAGGAGCAAGGGATTCTCGGAGAGGCATTGCGTTCTGGTCGTGCTCAATATGTTTCAGCCGATCTTCGTGATAAAGCTCAATTGCTCAAAGGTTGTGATTTTTTCTGGAACCTTTCTGTCAACGCTATTGATTTCTGTTTTATTCGTGAAATGTGGTTGTAATGTCAATTTTAATGTTGCAGCGTTTGAGGGAGTGGAGGTTGTTTTCCATATGGCTGCTCCGAATTCATCCATTAACAATTACAAACTTCATTATTCGGTCAACGTTGAAGGTACGAACTATTTGGTGTAGCAATTCTTCTTTGATGTGCtgattattgttattgttttctttgcttttcaGGAGCCAAGAATGTAATTGATGCTTGTGTCGAGAAAAATGTAAAGCGGCTAATATATACTAGTTCGGCCAGCGTAGTGTTTGATGGGATAAATGGACTTGTTAATGCAGATGAGACACTGCCTTACGCATCGAAGGTACTAACTCCACTGACGTCTCTGCTCATTTCATCAATAATTGGACTTTCTGTTCAGTGATTTTCGTTGCATGTTGCAAATTTTCATCGACTGTACTGCTTGGACAATGTTTGTCCACTGTTACAGCATAATGATTTCTACTCTGCGACTAAAGCTGAGGGGGAAGCTTTGATCCTCAAGGCAAACGGCTTAAATGGACTTCTAACATGCAGCCTAAGGCCCAGTGGCATCTTTGGCCCTGGTGATAGGTTACTGGTTCCATCCCTAGTTGCTAATGCGAGGGCAGGGAAATCCAAGGTAAGCATgttcattatttttgttagttttttttgttttgttttggtaaGAAACACATTCCCATCCAAAGACATGAAAGAATATACAAAGTATAAAAAACAATCCCCAACAGAATAAGGAGGCGAGTTGGGCTCTTATTACAGAAAAGAACTCAAATCCCAAAGAATAAGAGCAAGCTCCCAATGACGAAAGGACCTAGTGACAATCACAAAGAGGCGCTAATCCTATCTGCTTCCCGACTTCCTGACCAATCTTTCAatcttctaaattttgtttgttttttttttttttttttttcactgtCAAAAAATTTCTGACGTttaatttggaatttggaGTATTGGAGCTACTTCTGTCGTCAGGATCTTGTTTAGATACcaaaatattatctttatgTTTTTAGAAGACTTTCAGCttaccattaattttaatcCAGAAGTTGGCAGTGGACAAGCAATCAAAATCCAAGATCTCCATTTCTCACTGAAGCCCTTAACAGAATGATACCCCAAAATGACCTATGTATGTACTTTGTCACATACcttttcaatttcaagttcaagCACTAGCCTTTTCATGGTCGTTTTGCAGTCATCAACTAGCTAGTTAGCAAGAATAATGGAACCAACCATTTGTCTTTCCTCTTTATAGAGGCGAATAACTAATAACCCTTAGACTATTCTCTCGTTTTAGTTTTATGCCTCCTGCTACGAACTAAGATTAGACTGATTTGAGATAAGATATATGTTGCTCTCTCTTATTCTAGAGTTTACAACTTCATTTGGAAAGTCTTAACACCTTGATAAAATCAACCTGGATGATATTTGTAGTCCTCGGAGCTTTGTTGGatcataattcttttttctatcACTTCATACTGGAGAGGAAGCTTTGACTGCCTACCAGAAAGGAACCCCCAGTAGAATTTAAATACTATCctgaaacttgaaatttttttgatacAGGTTGATGATCTCCCTTCCACATCCTAGAGTTTACAACTTCATTTGGAAAGTCTTAGAACACCTTGATAAAATCAACCTGGATGACATTTGTAGTCCTCGGAACTTTGTTggatcataattttttttttttcacttcatACCGGAGAGGAAGCTTTGACTGCCTAACAGAAAGGAACCCCCAGTAGAATTTAAAAACTGTCCtcaaacttgaaaatttttgATACAGGTTGATGATCTTCCTTCCACATCCAAATAATTGATCATAAGAAATCTCTTGGTAAATGaaactcttcttcttttgcttgTTAACTTGAAGGTGGAATCAGAAAACAGAATCTTCAACACTGCTTTAAGTGTTCATCTTGTTATTGCATCTTTGCCTTCACATAGTGTCCACCTTCTGCCCTTTCAAATGACACTGCCTGCACTCTCTTTGGTCCACACCCAAGCTGCTCAATAGAAAGACCAACCACCTGTTCTCCATGCCATCCAAAAAATGAAGCTCGGAGAAAATGGCATCCTTTTGAGCTGCAATATTACCATGTATTACACAtggattaattaaaattctttttatttttcatttgtctTATAGACTAATTTATAATAGCATTTGATCTAATCCTCTCTTCAAGACTATAGGATGAATTCGATTTGCTGTTCCTCTCTCCTCAAAATCCTCTCTTCAAGATTacaaatacatatatatgttattattattattattttgaacaagaaacaaattttatcaataaatgaaaaggaagataatGTTAAAGGATACAAGTTCCAAAGAGaacgaagaaaataaaaagcagGCCTACAAAATATGTATGGGAAGTCTATACAGTTTTCTTTCTATCGCCCTATGCAAATacatttcattaaaaaaaaaaaatcatggcCTTCATTGTAATTGTCATGTGCTTTAAAATTTACAGTTCATTATTGGTAAAGGCAACAACACCTATGACTTTACTTACGTTGAAAATGTGGGACATGCCCATGTGTGTGCTGAACGAGCTCTAGCTTCAGGAGGAATAATTGCAGAAAAAGCTGCAGGGCAGGTACCTCTGTCAGTGTATGGAACGACTTAATTATATTCAGTTATCCTGGTCTTCTCTGTCTAATTAATAATCAGATTGTAGTTTTGCATGGCATATATAATTTTTCCTATCGGACAAAGAATTTATAGAAGTTGggttcttgtttgtttgtttgtttgtttgtttttttctcaatgTAATGgatgataaaacaaaaatcatagtTTCCTCATATTTAGTTCTTTGGTATAAACCATTGGAATATTAATGGTATGCTTGTCTCTTGTCTTTGAAACTctcattataataattttcattgtGCATATAGCATCAGTCTATCAGCAAATTAACATCTTTGACATATGTATTCAGTACTTGTGCATGAGCATCGGAGAAATTGTGATGTTAAAGTATTTACTGCAGATCAATTAATAAGGAAGCAATTTAATGGATTAAACTCGGGAATCTCAAGGAAGTTTTGGCTTGGTTTAGGATTGACCTTGTAAAATAATTGTTGTCAAATTTGTTGCTAGTAAAGTTGAACATTAGGATTCGGTTAATTTCaaacttaaatataaaatagtaaaataaaagagaaactTCTAAAAGTTGGTTAGAAGTTATAAGAACTTTTAGGGAGTCAATCTCAAAAGCAATAGTTGACCTGGTCAACGTATTTGAAAGagtgatttttatttaaattaatttataatcagTTTTATCAAACACTCGAAACAGTTAAATTCCCTCATAGTCACATTTAAGGCCGGAAAAATCAATCTCAAATGGAGCTATAgtcttaaattaatttataatcaattttacCGAACATTAAACACAGTTAGAATTTCTCCATAATCACTTTCATGTCCtgcaaaatcaaatttaaacagAGGCTTATGCTAAACTTGAAGGTCTTTTGCAGGCTTATTTCATAACCAACATGGAACCCATTAAGTTTTGGGAGTTTGTCTCACTTATACTGGATGGCCTTGGCTATGAAAGGTATtctttattgtaatttaaattttagccCCTCTGATCATTTGGTTTTCCAGCCATCTTTATCCTCGTCTTGGTAAAGCTAAGATATGCTGTATTGACATCTTGCATTCTCTGAGTTGCAGGCCAAGAATAAAAATCCCTGCCTACCTAGTGATGCCGATTGCACATATGGTGAACTGGATTTATACGCTTTTAGGTCCTTATGGAATGCCTGTCCCACAGTTTACACCTTCCCGTATAAGACTCCTCTCTTGTTGTAGAACTTTTAACTCCTCAAAGGCCAAGGATCGACTTTTCTATACCCCCATTGTTTCACTTCAGGTTCTtctatgttttatttgttgcaTATACTTTTTTCTTGTGCATGTTAACGCTATTTTTTAACTCTCTACTATACTCTTTAAATGCCTTCCTTTGATGATGTTTCTGTAGGAACTAAAGAAAACCATGTGTATTTTGCTCTACTGAAACTCAAGATCTGACAATTCCATAATCTGATGAACTAGGTCTAGCTTATTTGaactttcatatttcttttatgggagcttattgattattaaaaaaggGAAGAGCGATGACTTGTCCAAGTTAAACTTAAAGTGGAAGtgtgtttatattttctcCCATTGGATCAGTTTCGCTGGGTCTGATGATCTTTTGGGACATTTTAGTTatgtcaattttatttttcttgtccAAATACGAATGTTCTTGCTGCAGTGAATTGTCTAATTCTTGTAATTAAGGACCTCTTGAAGTAACTTAAAGTGGGGGTGACTTCTTGTGGACTTCTGAAGAGAGGATTAATAGGTTTTCGAtgtatttttacttttctccATGGTGCAAAGCTTCCGTGAGTGCATGATTaaggagtaaaaaaaaaaactcttgaCATAATTTCTGATATGTTC
The nucleotide sequence above comes from Cucurbita pepo subsp. pepo cultivar mu-cu-16 chromosome LG11, ASM280686v2, whole genome shotgun sequence. Encoded proteins:
- the LOC111805666 gene encoding 3beta-hydroxysteroid-dehydrogenase/decarboxylase-like, whose protein sequence is MSMGSEEKWCVVTGGRGFAARHLVEMLISSKMFSVRIVDLGSSIELEASEEQGILGEALRSGRAQYVSADLRDKAQLLKAFEGVEVVFHMAAPNSSINNYKLHYSVNVEGAKNVIDACVEKNVKRLIYTSSASVVFDGINGLVNADETLPYASKHNDFYSATKAEGEALILKANGLNGLLTCSLRPSGIFGPGDRLLVPSLVANARAGKSKFIIGKGNNTYDFTYVENVGHAHVCAERALASGGIIAEKAAGQAYFITNMEPIKFWEFVSLILDGLGYERPRIKIPAYLVMPIAHMVNWIYTLLGPYGMPVPQFTPSRIRLLSCCRTFNSSKAKDRLFYTPIVSLQEGIERTIEAYSHLKAVHQQKREGPSKASIYLRGGTAADILLWKDKRKTLIALLVLMAIYYNFIAPECTMITALSKLLLVAFIFLFIHGILPEKMFGYQVEKISSSCFSLSEERSRSIVINIASFWNSFVRNFKSLSRGNDWVRLLKVSVALLALSFIGLVSLQTLYKTVVLFAFTVFFVYEKKEQEIDSLCQKFQFWTQKKCNVVGKVSTSQG